A genomic region of Thunnus albacares chromosome 4, fThuAlb1.1, whole genome shotgun sequence contains the following coding sequences:
- the LOC122981326 gene encoding bladder cancer-associated protein yields MYCLQWLLPVLLIPKPLNPALWFNHSMFMGFYLLSFLLERKPCTICALVFLAALFLICYSCWGNCFLYHCQDASLPDAAHDPAIVGT; encoded by the coding sequence atgtATTGCCTACAGTGGCTCCTCCCCGTGCTGCTCATCCCCAAACCGCTGAACCCGGCGCTGTGGTTCAATCACTCCATGTTCATGGGCTTCTACCTGCTCAGCTTCCTGCTGGAGAGGAAGCCCTGCACCATCTGTGCCTTGGTCTTCCTGGCTGCCCTCTTCCTCATCTGCTACAGTTGCTGGGGCAACTGCTTCCTCTACCACTGCCAGGACGCCTCACTGCCGGACGCTGCCCACGACCCAGCGATTGTCGGGACctag
- the ripor3 gene encoding RIPOR family member 3: MSVKLRFDSPSDGGLIHRSRSFTGFSSLTGRRRQSSVRTSLRSKAIAGGKSPRMQLSPSRGGGAIWSMQPEEVDRVFQALRKGLKEYLEGHQAEMDFLSSQQRETKRNSRLAFLYDLEKEIRAVERYIRRLEFQISKVEELYETYCIQWKLCQGAVNMKRAFSLSPSTRASRESLLELNRNHKHSLQDMSVMEGELEILLGELHIKMKGLIGFARLCPGDQYEVVVRLGRQRWRIRGRIESDDTQSWDEEEMVFLPHIHHNFEIKVMEAKGLGWLLVGMVTCASADFFVVRPQLMLVDVTELGTIKLQLEVTWNPFDSTEKMRPLSVSRQSVSSRKSSVYSWTAPSTPSFTEKYFISMVRELRDREGSLPSLVSKSRHNRGGVSLLSYLSNPSHTSITSHHSPQSPNTPSLMWTHSYPSSPSQGTSLVGSQTHLSLGEEGSSEISTEEKEERKMMDEKEGEEEEEEEEEEEEDNEEWGEFDSPSTPAESKTFSLPVLQRSSTPDILRKNTAGEPDVETHRAALEQDSVSVQDSPECQSYSAPASPSPPTPPPPAVAPSSPTAAAPAPGRPGVSGAQRRAQALRLGAMIAELEKTFRKQSCSEKELRALDNKILHLATILKNDLSLLRSSSSEETLAVEEVLGSFDFLSHDFNADDDTSCLGSMRLKDSGISSLQQSTLRSLGLLSQDSQSASEEELVITPLTSGNWGLDQALETHLDICGILLQMMKTTDFSPSRRDLLEEMALQAEVLDRVSCLLLEKNDNISAIDILPKAQRRRDTLLFWEECVNDSSSPFCCHTDCFSRTLKKRYTHKVKAKQPGQSEKVFSQLLQQVQTACRVVPSPRPVCSPERVTLFQLSVYLKRWSIQELGEHISRLSKEEYILSALRSPKRRRGLNKLRGRSISELLPLACTLQTLAALQIDSNHKVCKAAANCLCRAAGCKAFRSKAVVYYTESLKSTNAQTQQGSCLALKCLRATESVDHIADLWRSADEDLRSAARETVLSFGKKGYLAFQRMDQLYTEMQEEAYQNQETEITIL, encoded by the exons ATGTCGGTGAAGCTGCGATTCGACTCTCCCTCGGATGGAGGTTTGATCCACAGGAGCCGTTCCTTCACCGGTTTCAGCTCTCTGACTGGACGACGACG GCAGTCCTCTGTTCGGACCTCTCTTCGCTCCAAAGCCATAGCCGGAGGTAAATCTCCCAGGATGCAGCTGTCTcccagcagaggaggaggagctatCTGGTCTATGCAGCCGGAGGAGGTCGACAGGGTCTTCCAGGCGCTACGCAAAGGACTCAA GGAGTATCTGGAGGGTCACCAGGCAGAGATGGACTTCCTGTCTTCACAGCAGAGAGAAACCAAGAGAAACTCCAGACTG GCCTTTCTGTATGATCTGGAGAAG GAGATCAGAGCGGTGGAGAGATACATAAGAAGATTAGAATTTCAAATCagcaag GTGGAGGAGCTGTATGAGACGTATTGTATCCAGTGGAAGTTGTGTCAGGGAGCGGTCAACATGAAGAGAGCCTTCTCGCTGTCCCCGTCTACCCGAGCCTCCAGAGAGAGTCTGCTGGAGCTCAACCGCAACCACAAACACAGCCTGCAG GACATGTCAGTGATGGAAGGAGAATTAGAAATCCTCCTCGGAGAGCTACACATCAAAATgaaag GTCTGATCGGCTTCGCTCGACTCTGCCCTGGAGACCAATACGAG GTGGTGGTACGGCTGGGCCGCCAGCGTTGGAGGATCAGAGGCAGGATCGAATCAGACGACACACAGTCCTGGGACGAAGAGGAGATGGTCTTCCTCCCACACATACACCACAACTTTGAGATCAAG GTAATGGAAGCCAAGGGTTTGGGTTGGCTGCTGGTTGGCATGGTAACGTGTGCGAGCGCAGACTTCTTTGTGGTGAGGCCGCAGCTGATGTTGGTGGACGTCACGGAGCTGGGAACCATCAAACTGCAGCTGGAAGTCACCTGGAA TCCGTTTGACAGCACAGAGAAGATGCGTCCGCTGTCTGTCAGCAGGCAGTCGGTTTCCAGCAGAAAGAGTTCAGTTTACAGCTGGACGGCACCGAGCACCCCCTCCTTCACCGAGAAATACTTTATA tcGATGGTGCGTGAGCTGCGGGATCGAGAAGGTTCCCTCCCTTCACTGGTATCTAAAAGTCGTCATAACAGAGGAGGCGTGTCTCTGCTCAGCTACCTGTCCAACCCTTCGCACACCTCTATCACGTCACACCACAGCCCTCAAAGCCCTAATACCCCGAG tCTCATGTGGACTCACAGCTACCCTTCCAGCCCCAGTCAAGGCACCAGTCTGGTAGGGAGCCAGACTCACCTGTCCCTGGGGGAGGAAGGATCCTCAGAGATCTCCacggaggagaaggaggagaggaagatgatggatgagaaggagggggaggaggaggaggaggaggaggaggaggaggaggaggacaacgAGGAGTGGGGAGAGTTTGATTCTCCATCCACACCAGCAGAGAGTAAAACATTTTCCCTGCCGGTTCTACAGAG GTCCAGCACTCCTGACATcctgagaaaaaacacagctggaGAACCAGATGTTGAGACGCACAGAGCAGCCCTAGAACAGGACAGCGTCAGCgtgcag GACTCCCCAGAATGTCAGTCGTATTCGGCCCCGGCCTCCCCCTCACCACCCACTCCTCCGCCCCCAGCTGTAGCCCCCTCCTCGCCCACGGCAGCCGCTCCGGCCCCGGGGAGGCCGGGGGTGAGCGGCGCCCAGCGCAGGGCTCAGGCCCTCAGGCTGGGAGCCATGATAGCAGAGCTGGAGAAGACGTTTCGGAAACAGAGCTGCTCTGAGAAGGAGCTGAGAGCTCTGGACAACAAGATACTGCACCTGGCAACCATACTGAAG AACGACCTCTCCCTGTTGAGAAGCTCATCATCAGAGGAGACTCTGGCTGTCGAGGAAGTATTGGGCAGCTTTGACTTCCTGTCACATGACTTCAACGCAGATGACGACACTTCCTGTTTGGGCAGCATGAGGCTAAAAGACAGCGG CATCAGTTCTCTCCAGCAGAGCACGCTGAGGAGTCTCGGCCTCCTCTCTCAGgacagccaatcagcttctGAGGAGGAGCTGGTCATCACCCCTCTGACTTCTGGGAATTGGGGTCTTGACCAGGCTCTGGAGACTCACCTGGACATCTGCGGCATCCTGCTACAG ATGATGAAAACGACTGACTTCAGCCCGTCTCGGAGGGATCTGCTGGAAGAAATGGCTCTCCAAGCTGAAGTCCTGGACAGAGTCAGCTGTTTGCTGCTAGAGAAGAATGACAACATCTCTGCCATTGACA TCCTCCCTAAAGCTCAGAGAAGGAGGGACACGCTGTTGTTTTGGGAGGAGTGTGTTAACGACAGCAGCTCGCCTTTCTGTTGCCACACCGACTGCTTCTCCAGGACGCTAAAGAAACGTTACACGCACAAGGTGAAGGCCAAGCAGCCCGGCCAATCAGAAAAAG tgttttctcagctgctgcagcaggtcCAGACAGCCTGCCGGGTGGTGCCCAGCCCTCGGCCCGTCTGCAGCCCAGAGAGAGTCACCCTCTTCCAGCTGTCGGTGTATCTGAAACGCTGGAGCATCCAGGAGCTGGGAGAACACATCTCACGCCTCTCCAAAGAAG AGTACATCCTGTCTGCCCTGAGGAGCCCTAAAAGGAGGCGGGGTTTAAATAAACTAAGGGGGCGGAGCATCTCGGAGCTCCTCCCGCTGGCGTGCACGCTGCAGACTCTGGCCGCCCTGCAGATCGACTCCAACCACAAAGTCTGCAAAGCTGCTGCCAACTGcctctgcagagctgcaggCTGCAAGGCCTTCAGGAGCAAA GCGGTAGTTTACTACACGGAGAGTCTGAAGAGCACTAATGCTCAAACCCAACAAGGCTCCTGTCTGGCTCTTAAATGTCTCAGG GCGACAGAGAGCGTGGACCACATAGCAGATCTGTGGAGATCAGCGGATGAAGATCTTCGCAGCGCTGCCAGAGAGACTGTCCTCTcttttg GTAAAAAGGGGTACCTGGCCTTCCAGCGGATGGACCAGCTGTACACTGAGATGCAGGAGGAGGCTTACCAGAACCAAGAGACTGAGATTACGATCCTATAA